The DNA segment GACTCAAGTTGTCGACAGTTGTATCCTATAGACTGCAAGCACAACTCAAAAACGGTTTATAAGCCCGACCCAAAAGTAAAACATATTCCACTTGTACATTGTAATTCTAGTATACCTTCAGGGCCTTATCAGTGGCCGCTTTCACACACCCACAAAGGTTCAAAACCTTCAACTTTCTACAGTAGCCACTAAGAAACTTGAGACCATGGTCACTAAAACCGGAGCAGCCACTGATGTTGAGCTTAGTAAGTTCTGGACAGCCTCGAGCCAAAGCATAAAGGGACTGATCACCAAGTTTAAAGCTCTTGCTAAGGTCAAGATCCTCCAAATCATGACAGTTATTAGCAATGGTCTCGACTGCATTATCATCAAGCAGCGGTTTATCTTTTTGCCGAAGGTTCAAAACCCTTAGATTTGTGAATTTGGGAGCTAGAGAAAGCACCAGGTTGTTCATATTGTTTGTGCACCTATTTATACACGAGAGCCAGAGTTGATAATGTAGCCGAGAGTCCGACACGATATAATAGGGAACTATGAGTTATGACTTTATATGGGATGGATTATCGATATATAGGATCCTAGCACAACCCATATTGTATTATTAAGTCTAAAAAATTACTTGCATTATGACTTGTTATCCGACCCGTCTAGTCAACCCATTTCAAAAAGACAAGTCAATGGATGTATAGGATCCAAGAATAGCCCAACCCAACAACACTAACTTTTTAAGACCCGTCTAGTTAGCTCATTTCAAAAGAGAAATCAAATCAAAGAATATACAGGGTCCTAGAACACCCCAACCTAACCCATAATTACATGTTTTGACCCAAATCCATTTTGACGTGTTATCTTAACCCATCTAATTAACCGATTTAAAAAGAGACAAGTCAATGGAAATTTAGGGTCCTtgcacaacccaacccaacccataCTGTACTATTAAGTCCAAAAAATTACTTGTTTTGACCTGAACCCGCTTTGACTTGTTACCTAACCTGTTTAGGTAACCCATTTTAAAAGAGACAAATCAATGGACATATATGGTGCTAGAAAAGCCCAACCCAAAAGCccaaaaaaaaatacttttttatATTTGAACCCGTTTATCTGACCCGTCTAGCTGTCCCATTTAAAAAAGAAAGACAGAACAACAGATATGTAGGGTCCCAGCCCAGCCCATACTGTACTATTATGTTAAAAAAGTTGCTAGaattgacccgaacccgttttgctTCGTTATCTAGCCCGTCTAGCTAACCATTTCAAAAAAGACAGTTCAACAGACATGTAGGGCCCAGCCCAGCCCATACTGTACTACTATGTTTTAAAATTTACTAGTTTTGACCCGAACATGTTTTGACTGACCCGTCTAGTCACCCATttcaaaaagttttttttttttttttttaaaaaaaaaaaaatcaatgaaTATACAGGTTCCTAGCACAACCAATAATGTACTATCAAGTCCAAAAACTTTCTCGTTTTGACCCGCACCCGTTTTGACTTATTATCTGACCCATTACAAGAGAAACAAATCAATGGAGGACACAAACAGATTATGCATCTTAAAATACACACCCATGAGCATAAAAATTAACCAATCATGACAACCCAAATACAAGAAAACTCAAAGAAAATCATGAATATGTTATCCAAAACTCCAAACAACCCAACCAAACACATAAAACAAGCATACCAAGAGAGTGAAAGATGAGTAAGCCCCAAACAAATAGCATCCCTCCATCCACTACAAACTCCAGAAGCAACAATCACCGTCCGATCATCCAACAAACACACAATCCTCATCAAAAGCTCCATCGGAATATCTTTCCATTCCGTAATAACCCTAGACCCACCTCCAAACACCACCAATTTATCAAAGAAAATGTTCAATTCATCACCTTGCATCGTTGACATTTTCCAAACCCCCAAAAGGTTCAACCCACCTCTTTCGCCCCTGAAAAAAAAACACAGAAGAAAGAAACCGATCATATAATAGATGAAAGTCAGAAACTTTGAGTATAAAATCAAGAATGGAGAACGTGATTAAAGTTGAAATTACACGATATGGGTGGATTATAATATGGGGATTCTTGAAATGAACAACTGGGGTTTCTATTTCTTCACGAAATAGAATAGAATTGGGATTGCGAAATTGGGGGTGAGAAAAGGGAAGGGATGTGGGTATCGAAGAAATTGAGGAAAATTTTGATGTTGCTGGTCAGAAAGCGTTCAAGGTCACATGAGGTTTATCGAGGGTGGAGAAGGAAGCGTGTCGGGATGAAAGAAACGGATGACACGTATGAAAATTGTATGGCGGTTTCTGTTTGGGGACCCACCTcaaattttaatttaataataatctTTTAAGAGCTAAATTTCTTCTGGTCCATGACCAGTTTAATCTAAGGTTTAAAACGTTGTTATTTTAGTACAAATACTTTTAAACGTTGTCATTTTAATACATTTTGTTAACTTCATCTCTTTATTGTGTTAACTAAAAGGACAtgtcagtcattttatatgtaattctattAATTAGAAaggcaattcgaccatataaaatgatcgaataaCCCTTCTAGCTAACTTAAAAAATGGACGgggttaacccagtggactaaaatgacaacacttgaaactatttgactaaaatgacaacgtttcaaGCCTTTGAATTAAACTGACAAAACAGccaaaaccacaaggactaaaatggcatttaactttttttttaatatggcTCTCCATTTCATGTGGTTTACAATTAGGTTTTCTAAGTTTTTAAGTTAAACCGTTAGCCAAATTATTAGTTATGGTTTTTTATTATCGAAAATCAAAACTGAATAGATGAAATGTAAAATTGAATTGCTACCAACAGTTTGATTTGGGTTTGATTTTATGGTTTGGACGTATTGCATATTGGACTTTTATAAAGAATATACATAATTTATCAAATTAATATTTTATCTATGGGCCTGTTGCGTATCATTAAAGTACCATAGTTAAATGATATGACACTTGATTATGATAAAATTACACAAATTGTTCTTTAGTTATCTATCAAATTTCATCctatgtcctttgtctttaaaatgcACACTCCATGTCCTTTACGACTAAATTAAGCACAATCCATGTCCTTTACGACTTAACCTCTGCCATGTGCCCCTCACGTGAGGGGGCAAAAAAGACATTTTCAACCATTTCTCTTCCTAGACTTCATTTATACCAGACTTTAAACCCACTCCATCTTCTAAACCTAACATATCAAATTAGGGTTCTTCACAAACATATCAAATTAATGTTCCTCAAATCTATTCAAAGATGGTGTATTGTAGATGCGGAAGAAAAACGGTCATTAAAACTTCTTGGACAGATAAAAATCTAGGTAGGAGTTTTTACGAGTGTCCTGCACATTGTGGGTTCATTGCTTGGAGTGAAAGTGAGGTTTGCCTAAGATCAAAGGTGATTATCCTTAAATTGTTAGGTGAATATCCCTAAATTGTTGAGGTCTAAGAACGAGGTTGAAATGCAGAACCAATATTTAGCCCTAAAGCTACAAAAAAGTGAAGATGAAGCAAAAAACCTAAGGAAAAAACTTGTCAGCAGTAGCTGGATTTTTTTCTTTGTTGTTgcaattgtttttgtagttttctaTTTCCAGTAAATTAGTATTTTAGGGTATGAAATGTCGTGCTAGTGCTTTTGTAATGTAAGGTTTGCTATATATTATGTGTAATGCAGTTTGTTTTGTCTAATTTAAAGGTTTTAATTTTAGGGCTACAAATATTGAAATAATTGGTTGCATTGTAATGCATAATTGGCTGCAAATATTGAGCCATTCTTTTGCACTTTGGTTGCAAATATCGATTACATTGTAATGCAATATTGGTTGGACTTTCGCTGCAATATTACATGCGATTATAATGCACTATCATATGCAATATTGGCTCCACTTTGGCTGCAAATATTGAGCCATTCTATTGCACTTTGGCTGTAAATATCGGTTACATTGTAATACTTGACTCGTCCAAATCAGTTGACATGTCTAAATCAGACTCACTACCACTATCTAATATATCATTATCCAACACATCTTCATCATGGTTTTCAACAACTACATTGTTATTGTCCTCAACTCCCCGATCAATGTTAATCCTAAAAT comes from the Helianthus annuus cultivar XRQ/B chromosome 4, HanXRQr2.0-SUNRISE, whole genome shotgun sequence genome and includes:
- the LOC110936667 gene encoding F-box protein SKP2A; its protein translation is MSTMQGDELNIFFDKLVVFGGGSRVITEWKDIPMELLMRIVCLLDDRTVIVASGVCSGWRDAICLGLTHLSLSWCTNNMNNLVLSLAPKFTNLRVLNLRQKDKPLLDDNAVETIANNCHDLEDLDLSKSFKLGDQSLYALARGCPELTKLNISGCSGFSDHGLKFLSGYCRKLKVLNLCGCVKAATDKALKSIGYNCRQLESINLGWCEGVGDVGVMSLAYGCPDLHAIDLCGCVFITDESVIALANNCLHLRSLGLYYCQNITDRAMYALAHSRVKNRHEVLWESVKTRYEEEGLMNLNISQCTALTPPAVQALCDSFPALHTCPGRHSLIISGCLNLTSVHCTCRTVTPYSRSAQV